The Stomoxys calcitrans chromosome 3, idStoCalc2.1, whole genome shotgun sequence genome includes a region encoding these proteins:
- the LOC106087534 gene encoding uncharacterized protein LOC106087534 — MLALTIVYIFLTSAVALSQAFSPVGVNVSSTQISSMAAKHFYATLLKDIQKEQTFDAILLLHQQLSPPETLIQAIQQLQIPQVILSKRLNNFVWKKIYNSEILAILLMQSLVDNELMKIFADILNYIRQTRILHIAQEVNTQEEYQQTFLLCCKNYNMTNVVLQFVLPQQNFLTSSFHFLKPYPIYHWDTQQLEVNQSISPYFYQHWKNLQNKTLLTYVDSHHMKSLYFKDGQGNLKLNGYVARFVMLFAERFNASLQMAYPLSLSNPKHYSAIRKEMVNNNLLDIPMILDTSANGEEWLDWTDVYEYDQGLLMVPCAQTLTTREIYAILLNEYFLGCILASIIVLSLAHALIDYTFDGLLQPTRILFSDRICPAILGQPYAARLSHSRSLKILYMLLFIVGLKISSQFSAKVNTLLTHPPYHRQIENFEDVLKSPTKILFFEAEAEIMSNFMGNYKSSVITTNNYNYMKDLQLHLNTSYSYYTSSGLWEILMKQQEFYTHKAFCTYENLTIFTDQPWAIPLQQNSPYKEGLNYLISQVHNLGIMESWVSDTFSDMLKLKIMSLRDPHVDKGPKPLTVYDLFWTWIIVAIGLLASCLAFFLEMFVWSCIQRLRLGKKRS, encoded by the coding sequence ATGTTAGCATTAACGatagtttatatatttttgacttCTGCAGTGGCATTAAGTCAAGCCTTTTCTCCAGTAGGTGTCAATGTAAGTTCAACTCAAATTTCTTCAATGGCTGCCAAACATTTCTATGCAACATTGCTGAAGGATATTCAAAAGGAGCAAACATTCGATGCCATTCTGCTATTGCATCAGCAACTAAGTCCTCCGGAAACCCTAATACAGGCCATACAACAACTGCAAATTCCTCAAGTGATTTTAAGCAAAAGACTCAACAATTTCGTTTGGAAGAAAATATACAACTCAGAAATTTTGGCCATATTGCTTATGCAGTCTTTGGTTGATAATGAGCTTATGAAGatttttgctgatattttaaattatatacGCCAAACGAGAATACTCCATATTGCCCAGGAAGTCAACACTCAAGAGGAATATCAGCAAACCTTTTTATTATGCTGCAAAAATTACAACATGACAAATGTTGTGCTGCAATTTGTGTTGCCCCAGCAGAACTTCTTGACAAGCAGTTTCCATTTTCTCAAACCCTATCCCATATACCACTGGGATACACAGCAGCTTGAAGTTAATCAAAGCATATCCCCTTATTTCTATCAAcattggaaaaatttgcaaaacaaaacactgcTGACATATGTGGATAGTCATCATATGAAATCCCTGTATTTCAAAGATGGACAAGGCAACTTGAAGCTCAATGGCTATGTGGCTCGTTTTGTTATGCTTTTCGCTGAGCGTTTTAATGCCTCCTTGCAGATGGCCTATCCTTTGAGCCTTAGCAATCCGAAACATTATTCGGCCATACGAAAGGAAATGGTCAACAACAATCTCTTGGATATACCCATGATCTTGGATACCTCAGCTAACGGTGAAGAATGGCTTGACTGGACCGATGTCTATGAATATGATCAGGGTTTGCTTATGGTGCCGTGTGCCCAAACTCTTACCACTCGTGAGATATATGCCATACTACTGAATGAGTATTTCCTGGGATGCATCTTGGCCAGCATTATTGTGCTATCTTTGGCCCACGCCCTAATTGATTACACTTTTGATGGGCTGCTGCAGCCAACACGCATTCTCTTCAGTGACCGAATTTGTCCCGCAATTTTGGGTCAACCCTATGCCGCACGCCTTAGCCACAGTCGCAGCCTCAAGATTCTCTATATGCTTCTATTCATTGTGGGTCTCAAAATCAGTTCACAATTTTCGGCAAAAGTCAATACCCTTCTTACACATCCTCCCTATCATCGGCAAATTGAAAACTTTGAGGATGTGTTGAAATCACCTACGAAAATTCTCTTCTTTGAGGCAGAAGCTGAAATCATGTCAAACTTCATGGGCAACTACAAAAGTTCGGTGATCACAAccaacaactacaactacaTGAAGGATTTGCAGCTGCATCTCAACACCAGCTACAGTTACTACACCTCATCGGGTCTTTGGGAGATACTGATGAAGCAACAGGAATTCTATACCCACAAAGCATTCTGCACCTATGAAAACCTGACTATCTTCACAGATCAACCCTGGGCCATACCGCTGCAGCAGAACTCACCCTATAAAGAGGGCTTGAATTATTTAATCTCTCAGGTTCACAATTTGGGTATAATGGAATCCTGGGTCTCAGACACATTTTCCGATATGCTGAAGCTGAAAATAATGTCTCTACGTGATCCCCATGTGGATAAGGGGCCCAAGCCACTAACTGTGTATGACTTATTTTGGACTTGGATAATTGTCGCAATTGGTTTGCTTGCAAGCTGCTTGGCATTTTTCCTGGAGATGTTCGTTTGGAGTTGTATTCAGCGCTTAAGGTTAGGAAAAAAACGGAGTTGA
- the LOC106087529 gene encoding uncharacterized protein LOC106087529: MALNDLATVGENHWTPQNDRTNNYQKLLQNIYNKKEFESILLAYKTHSLPEALSHAIETLQVPQVSITELQAAFFFRGNFNANILAILIINISMDLELMKSLAITLDYMRQTRILTLASDVPDKELLKMQFLLCWKSYNMTNVVLKFIDNQEEILWDELYVLKPYPEYHWFSQKNMSQLYQPHWKNMHNKSLLTFVDQSVPRSLYFKDNEGNWKLNGYVPRLVLLFAECFNASLRMAYPLSLESPTHYSVILINMARENLLDIPMVQDTSANAGIWMNWTDVYDFNQGMFIVPCAQTLNTREVYTILLNGYFLGCIFISIMLISALHSLIDYIFDDLWQPSHVLFSDRIFPGVLGQSFAARSSHSRSLQIVYILLFIVGLYLNTEFSVKVSTLLTSPPYHRQLETMQDIVNSPLKILLQEAEAEAMSIFTTNYVDSIVTTSNHTYLMDIRQNLNTTFGYFISLGLWQILRRKQQFYTHQVFCTFDNLTLFENLPWGIPLQQNSPYAEALNYLIHQVHAFGLKDAWISSTFSDMLKLKEITLRNPYKEQGPKPLTVNDLFWTWILVFVGLLVSSIVFLVEIMWIRISQRNRL; the protein is encoded by the coding sequence ATGGCTCTCAATGACTTAGCAACAGTTGGTGAAAATCATTGGACCCCTCAAAATGATAGAACTAACAACTACCAAAAATTGTTGCAAaatatttacaataaaaaagaatttgaatCAATTCTATTGGCATATAAAACGCACTCACTCCCCGAGGCCTTAAGCCATGCAATAGAAACATTGCAAGTACCACAAGTTTCTATTACAGAACTTCAAGCTGCTTttttctttagaggaaatttcaatgCAAACATTTTGGCAATACTCATTATAAACATCTCAATGGATTTGGAGTTAATGAAAAGTTTGGCTATCACCTTGGATTATATGCGTCAAACCAGAATACTAACGCTTGCCAGCGATGTGCCAGACAAGGAGCttttaaaaatgcaatttttgttaTGCTGGAAAAGTTACAACATGACAAATGTTGTATTAAAATTCATTGACAACCAAGAAGAAATTTTATGGGATGAACTTTACGTGCTAAAACCCTATCCAGAGTATCACTGGTTTAGTCAGAAGAATATGAGTCAATTATATCAGCCACATTGGAAGAATATGCACAACAAATCCCTATTGACTTTTGTGGACCAAAGCGTACCAAGATCTTTGTACTTCAAGGATAATGAAGGAAATTGGAAACTAAATGGCTATGTGCCACGACTTGTTTTGCTATTTGCCGAATGTTTTAATGCCTCTTTACGTATGGCATATCCCTTGAGCCTGGAGAGTCCCACACACTACAGCGTCATCTTGATAAATATGGCCAGAGAGAACTTGTTAGATATTCCCATGGTGCAGGATACAAGTGCCAATGCAGGTATTTGGATGAATTGGACAGATGTCTATGATTTTAATCAGGGCATGTTTATAGTGCCATGTGCCCAGACCCTAAATACCCGTGAGGTATATACCATCTTATTGAATGGATACTTTCTGGGATGTATTTTCATAAGCATTATGCTTATATCGGCACTGCATTCTCTAATCGATTATATTTTTGATGATTTGTGGCAGCCTTCACATGTGCTGTTCAGTGATAGAATATTTCCTGGAGTTTTGGGTCAATCCTTTGCTGCTCGTTCTTCCCACAGCAGAAGTCTTCAAATTGTCTATATTCTGCTCTTCATTGTTGGCCTCTATCTCAACACTGAGTTTTCGGTAAAAGTCAGCACTCTACTCACAAGTCCTCCCTATCATCGACAACTGGAAACCATGCAGGACATTGTAAACTCACCGCTTAAAATCCTACTACAGGAAGCCGAGGCCGAGGCCATGAGTATCTTCACCACCAACTATGTCGACTCAATTGTGACAACCAGCAATCACACATACCTTATGGACattcgtcaaaatttgaataCTACCTTTGgctatttcatttcattgggATTGTGGCAAATCTTGAGAAGAAAGCAACAGTTCTATACCCATCAAGTATTCTGCACCTTTGACAATCTAACTCTATTTGAAAATCTACCTTGGGGCATACCACTGCAACAGAATTCGCCCTACGCCGAAGCCTTGAACTATTTGATACATCAAGTGCATGCGTTTGGTCTCAAAGATGCCTGGATTTCCAGTACTTTTTCCGATATgttgaaattgaaagaaataaCTTTACGTAATCCCTATAAGGAGCAAGGGCCAAAGCCACTGACAGTCAATGATTTATTTTGGACTTGGATTTTGGTATTCGTTGGTTTGCTGGTCAGCAGTATTGTGTTTTTGGTAGAAATTATGTGGATTCGCATTTCTCAAAGGAATAGATTGTGA